The Henckelia pumila isolate YLH828 chromosome 2, ASM3356847v2, whole genome shotgun sequence genome includes a window with the following:
- the LOC140883565 gene encoding uncharacterized protein At2g34160-like, which translates to MEGITEGVNKMKISEFQKKNRIQVSNTKKPLFFYVNLTKRYLQQHVEVELSALGMAISTVVSIAEILKNNGFVIEKKIMTSTVEIKDDGSRGRPIQKAKIEIVLVKTANFDELIAAAAQDGGENGNGEN; encoded by the exons ATGGAGGGAATAACAGAAGGTGTGAACAAGATGAAAATATCCGAATTCCAGAAGAAGAACCGGATTCAAGTCTCCAATACTAAGAAACCTCTTTTCTTTTACGTTAATCTCACCAAG AGATACTTGCAACAGCACGTTGAAGTGGAACTTTCGGCGCTTGGCATGG CAATTTCAACAGTTGTCTCCATAGCTGAAATTCTGAAGAATAATGGATTCGTCATTGAGAAGA AGATCATGACATCCACTGTGGAGATAAAGGATGATGGTTCAAGGGGGCGGCCCATTCAAAAAGCCAAG ATTGAAATAGTGCTTGTTAAAACTGCAAATTTCGATGAATTAATTGCTGCTGCTGCGCAAGATGGCGGAGAGAATGGAAATGGTGAAAATTAG